One window of Luteolibacter arcticus genomic DNA carries:
- a CDS encoding DMP19 family protein gives MKPLLDLSRFAGVLDSPDPEKRGQKYLSYIERQIRHDSWQTFHDDVFSLPPNARRLYLPLCFDIGVRGGGLPGAFSFYGYSGDSLVEEIMEGFRLLGLPQVAGFLGQALAYWRKPDSPMHSDSVPWMRMDKDLDDVHGRYYRETEDLFARVGAMIAEWGEDGIHHAEH, from the coding sequence ATGAAACCCTTGCTCGACCTATCACGATTCGCCGGGGTGCTGGACTCCCCGGATCCGGAGAAACGGGGTCAGAAGTATCTCTCCTACATCGAGCGCCAGATCCGCCACGACTCGTGGCAGACCTTCCACGATGACGTTTTTTCGCTGCCGCCAAATGCCCGGCGACTCTACCTGCCGCTGTGCTTCGACATCGGCGTTCGCGGGGGTGGGCTGCCCGGCGCGTTCTCGTTCTATGGCTATTCCGGCGACAGCCTCGTTGAGGAGATCATGGAAGGCTTTCGCTTGCTGGGGCTCCCGCAAGTCGCCGGGTTCCTCGGCCAAGCTCTCGCTTACTGGCGGAAGCCGGATTCCCCCATGCACTCGGACAGCGTCCCCTGGATGAGGATGGACAAGGATCTGGATGATGTTCATGGCCGCTACTATCGGGAGACCGAGGATCTCTTCGCGAGGGTCGGCGCGATGATCGCGGAATGGGGTGAGGACGGAATCCATCACGCAGAACACTGA
- a CDS encoding cytoplasmic protein: MSADDPDAPPFIAAHRHSSNHREELLRSATCGCFHCLRIFTPSTIEEWVDEIDGVGITALCPACGIDSVVGEASRYPITTEFLKTMSRHWFGRE; encoded by the coding sequence ATGAGCGCCGACGATCCCGATGCTCCGCCCTTCATCGCAGCCCACCGGCACAGCAGCAATCATCGTGAGGAATTGCTCCGAAGTGCGACCTGCGGCTGCTTCCATTGCCTTCGGATCTTCACCCCGTCCACCATCGAGGAATGGGTGGATGAGATTGACGGCGTCGGCATCACCGCTCTCTGCCCCGCCTGCGGCATCGATTCGGTGGTCGGTGAAGCGTCCCGCTACCCGATCACCACGGAGTTCCTCAAAACCATGAGCCGCCACTGGTTCGGGAGGGAATGA
- a CDS encoding CPCC family cysteine-rich protein, translated as MPARHPCPCCGHLVFDQSPGSYDLCPVCFWEDDGLQLAHPMMDGGANSVSLFQSQWNFSQVGACEARFIPNVRPPAPDEPLDPAWRRFDPATDPHLDFDSPEDEKLWKAAPTNANLYYWQPGYWLAGGK; from the coding sequence GTGCCCGCTCGCCATCCATGCCCCTGCTGCGGCCACCTCGTTTTCGACCAGTCACCAGGGAGCTACGACCTTTGCCCGGTCTGCTTTTGGGAAGATGACGGGCTCCAACTAGCCCACCCGATGATGGATGGCGGTGCCAACTCCGTGAGCCTCTTCCAATCCCAGTGGAACTTCTCTCAGGTGGGAGCCTGTGAAGCCCGGTTCATCCCGAACGTCCGGCCTCCCGCGCCAGATGAGCCCCTCGATCCGGCGTGGCGGCGATTCGATCCTGCGACCGATCCGCACTTGGACTTCGATTCTCCGGAGGACGAGAAGCTGTGGAAAGCGGCCCCTACCAACGCCAACCTATACTACTGGCAGCCCGGCTATTGGCTCGCAGGTGGGAAGTGA
- a CDS encoding DUF4262 domain-containing protein yields MDSHPNQLPGFVFREPDDKGDVKMLADIRGHGWHVVGVPDDDEGPGFAYTVGMFVRTLQPEILMMGVPVEPAHRILNAIGEYLMEGDIIVPEQRYPDFVDGREVIFRLIHPTQYREYLGCANWFYRHLGRPFPAFQCFWPDAQGRFPHEAEFDPRFAGRQIDLSLPLS; encoded by the coding sequence ATGGATTCGCATCCAAACCAGCTTCCCGGCTTCGTCTTCCGCGAGCCGGATGACAAGGGCGACGTGAAGATGCTGGCGGATATCCGCGGCCACGGCTGGCATGTCGTTGGCGTGCCAGATGACGATGAGGGGCCGGGCTTCGCCTACACCGTCGGGATGTTTGTCCGCACGCTGCAGCCGGAGATCCTCATGATGGGCGTGCCAGTGGAGCCGGCGCACCGCATCCTGAATGCGATCGGCGAGTATCTCATGGAAGGCGACATCATCGTCCCGGAGCAGCGCTACCCGGATTTCGTCGATGGCCGGGAGGTGATCTTCCGCCTCATCCACCCGACGCAGTATCGGGAGTATCTGGGCTGCGCGAATTGGTTCTACCGGCATCTGGGCCGGCCGTTTCCGGCGTTCCAATGCTTCTGGCCGGATGCGCAGGGACGCTTTCCTCATGAGGCGGAGTTTGACCCTCGGTTCGCCGGGAGACAGATCGACCTGTCGTTGCCGCTGTCATGA
- a CDS encoding type II toxin-antitoxin system RelE/ParE family toxin — protein MWFILHPRIQRDLRAALSYYEEEGGPGLADRFFDEAEAVVDALKRNPQGFHFIAEGLRRASFQSFPYHFVYEEDPIRVRVLVLRHDKRHPAYGLRRR, from the coding sequence GTGTGGTTCATCCTCCACCCGCGGATTCAGCGCGACCTGCGAGCGGCCCTTTCCTATTACGAGGAGGAAGGAGGGCCGGGACTTGCGGACCGGTTTTTCGATGAGGCGGAGGCAGTCGTCGATGCGTTGAAACGCAATCCGCAAGGCTTTCACTTCATCGCGGAGGGATTGCGCCGGGCATCGTTCCAGAGCTTTCCCTACCACTTCGTCTATGAGGAAGACCCGATAAGGGTGCGCGTGCTGGTGCTCCGGCACGACAAACGTCATCCGGCCTACGGGCTGCGACGGCGCTAG
- a CDS encoding tetratricopeptide repeat protein produces MKPLLIGGSITLAFAAMACKRASNSAASSATTSSPPSSEAPVASPAADQAKAEAEAEAKAAEVADAKRERFRQSMESGYASFRKKDIAGTFATLEGVPDEFKSEPEFINLRGACHVENRDFAKALNDFSEASRKSPEDASVRFNLAEVYFVTRRWDEAIEGFQQAKQRAGADSDAALRALIDFKLMLCEAGKGDAEAFDRLAAANVAAGDSLLAAYTRAAMGFHSGDENGARDILADAAEKFPQSSERAPWHDTMIEFGYLPRP; encoded by the coding sequence ATGAAACCTCTCCTCATCGGCGGCTCGATCACCCTGGCATTCGCGGCCATGGCCTGCAAGCGCGCGTCTAACAGCGCGGCATCCTCCGCCACCACCTCCAGTCCTCCCTCGAGCGAGGCACCTGTCGCGAGCCCGGCCGCCGACCAAGCGAAAGCCGAGGCGGAGGCGGAGGCCAAGGCCGCCGAGGTGGCCGACGCCAAGCGCGAGCGGTTCCGCCAATCGATGGAGTCCGGCTACGCTTCTTTCAGGAAGAAGGACATCGCGGGGACCTTCGCGACGCTGGAGGGAGTGCCGGATGAATTCAAATCCGAGCCCGAATTCATCAATCTCCGCGGCGCCTGCCATGTGGAGAACAGGGACTTTGCGAAGGCGTTGAATGATTTCTCCGAGGCATCACGGAAGAGCCCGGAGGATGCCTCGGTTCGTTTCAACCTTGCCGAGGTCTACTTCGTCACCCGTCGGTGGGATGAAGCGATCGAAGGATTCCAGCAGGCGAAACAGCGGGCGGGTGCGGACTCGGACGCGGCCCTCCGCGCGCTGATCGATTTCAAGCTGATGCTGTGCGAGGCAGGGAAGGGTGACGCCGAGGCCTTCGATCGCCTGGCAGCCGCGAACGTCGCTGCAGGGGACAGCCTGCTCGCCGCCTACACCCGGGCCGCCATGGGCTTCCATAGCGGCGATGAGAATGGAGCACGCGACATCCTGGCCGACGCTGCGGAGAAGTTTCCCCAATCCTCGGAGCGTGCCCCGTGGCACGATACCATGATCGAGTTCGGGTATCTCCCGCGTCCGTAA
- a CDS encoding putative signal transducing protein has product MKMIFKSHQSEKVGLYQSILESAGIPTTVRNEFVNAASGTWLADPDTPELWTLNDEDYERALAELRVHEHP; this is encoded by the coding sequence ATGAAGATGATCTTCAAAAGCCACCAGAGCGAGAAGGTGGGTCTCTACCAATCCATCCTGGAAAGCGCGGGGATCCCCACGACCGTCCGGAATGAGTTCGTCAATGCCGCCTCGGGCACCTGGCTCGCGGACCCCGACACTCCCGAGCTCTGGACTTTGAATGACGAGGACTACGAGCGAGCCTTGGCAGAACTCAGAGTCCACGAACATCCCTGA
- a CDS encoding SPOR domain-containing protein — translation MIGPIEISYVFSIFHDGCISSASMFGGAGQMVVQIPYLAELATPGGHSFTIRFEDLRRIAFVPWQDEGQPAIRPITGIADIVALELGILSAEAEGEVVKIACTHDRPGAGYSGGTLEIVASACRVHDDSGREWTLPELGELASGYWAKMGAGIEDETPELLAAPAPAPAPEPEPEPEPEPEPEPEPEPEPTRQAEPTRQAEPTRQAEPTPDLHAALAETPPDPLPLSSAPVDAPESSPDASPAETEADEDPITWSDFFRSRLWLLFIGMGIGFAAFGAATAVATIGYMMSQNPESGKFEFIPTAYAPWILVGGVLMTIHSVAILWSFWIALARFAAGRDERPAMILGAYLLLPVFFPLAAIYASYTIRKLSATRKVRKKVRRSWKE, via the coding sequence ATGATCGGCCCCATCGAGATCAGCTACGTCTTCAGCATCTTCCACGATGGCTGCATCTCCAGCGCGTCGATGTTTGGCGGTGCCGGCCAGATGGTCGTGCAGATCCCGTATCTCGCCGAACTCGCCACGCCGGGCGGGCATTCCTTCACGATTCGTTTCGAGGATCTCCGGCGCATTGCGTTCGTCCCATGGCAGGATGAAGGCCAGCCGGCGATCCGGCCGATCACCGGAATCGCGGACATCGTGGCGCTGGAGCTCGGCATCTTGAGCGCAGAGGCGGAGGGCGAGGTGGTCAAAATCGCCTGCACCCATGATCGCCCGGGTGCCGGATATAGCGGTGGCACTCTGGAGATCGTGGCGAGCGCTTGCCGTGTCCATGATGACTCGGGCCGCGAGTGGACTTTGCCGGAGCTTGGGGAACTGGCGAGTGGCTACTGGGCCAAAATGGGTGCGGGCATCGAGGATGAAACGCCGGAGTTGTTAGCAGCACCAGCACCAGCACCAGCACCAGAGCCAGAGCCAGAGCCAGAGCCAGAGCCAGAGCCAGAGCCAGAGCCAGAGCCAGAGCCAACACGGCAGGCAGAGCCAACACGGCAGGCAGAGCCAACACGGCAGGCAGAGCCAACTCCAGATCTCCACGCGGCACTTGCCGAGACCCCGCCGGATCCGCTCCCACTTTCGAGCGCACCCGTGGATGCTCCGGAGTCTTCGCCGGATGCATCTCCCGCCGAGACCGAAGCGGATGAGGATCCCATCACCTGGTCAGACTTCTTCCGCAGCCGGCTATGGCTGCTATTCATCGGCATGGGCATTGGCTTTGCCGCCTTTGGCGCGGCGACGGCGGTCGCGACTATCGGCTACATGATGAGCCAGAATCCGGAGTCCGGGAAATTCGAGTTCATTCCTACCGCGTACGCTCCGTGGATACTTGTCGGAGGCGTCCTGATGACGATCCACTCCGTGGCCATCTTGTGGTCCTTCTGGATCGCGCTGGCGAGATTCGCGGCGGGGCGGGACGAGCGGCCGGCGATGATCCTCGGTGCCTACCTGCTGCTGCCGGTCTTCTTTCCCCTGGCCGCGATTTATGCGAGCTATACCATCCGGAAGCTGAGCGCCACCCGCAAGGTCCGCAAGAAGGTCCGCCGGTCGTGGAAGGAATAG
- a CDS encoding DUF6210 family protein — protein sequence MKPLIRLWTMVGAGLIVPRPTGIVYTNQTDGTGCDHPELEGAFVPISNDYDHPSYEDSLECALCRIFPEGWGSPSADTCDAVDRLLSGYRATTGIRVDRSRMEDSREAWLWVTITEHPDHDFLGFGECSAVLTWPNSD from the coding sequence ATGAAGCCACTCATTCGCCTCTGGACCATGGTGGGAGCCGGGCTCATCGTCCCGCGCCCGACCGGGATCGTTTACACGAATCAGACCGATGGTACCGGCTGTGATCATCCGGAGCTGGAAGGGGCATTCGTCCCCATCTCGAATGACTACGATCACCCGTCCTACGAGGACTCGTTGGAATGCGCGCTCTGCAGGATCTTCCCCGAAGGCTGGGGATCACCGTCGGCTGACACCTGCGATGCCGTGGATCGCCTGCTTTCAGGATATCGCGCGACCACTGGAATCCGCGTCGATCGATCGCGAATGGAGGATTCACGGGAAGCCTGGCTCTGGGTCACCATCACCGAACACCCCGACCACGATTTTCTTGGCTTCGGTGAATGCTCCGCAGTGCTGACCTGGCCAAACTCCGATTGA
- a CDS encoding VOC family protein — MQTPPPFLNLLVIRSADLDRAERFYRVLGLHFERHRHGTGPEHLAAEPCEGGAVFEIYPANAKAGSTTSVRIGFSVDAVDACLDPLVEAGGTIIQPPADSEWGRRAVVADPDGHRVELVCRPPSAPQ; from the coding sequence GTGCAAACCCCGCCACCATTTCTGAATCTTCTCGTCATCCGCTCAGCCGATCTTGATCGCGCGGAACGCTTCTATCGGGTGCTCGGTCTGCATTTCGAGCGCCACCGCCATGGCACCGGTCCGGAGCACCTCGCTGCCGAACCCTGCGAAGGAGGCGCCGTCTTCGAAATCTATCCCGCCAATGCCAAGGCCGGCTCCACTACGAGCGTCCGCATCGGTTTCAGCGTGGACGCGGTCGATGCCTGCCTCGATCCGCTCGTGGAAGCCGGCGGCACCATTATCCAGCCGCCCGCCGACAGCGAATGGGGCCGCCGTGCTGTCGTTGCGGATCCTGACGGTCATCGCGTGGAACTCGTCTGCCGACCGCCTTCCGCACCGCAATGA
- a CDS encoding potassium-transporting ATPase subunit C, whose translation MKRLLFFLAGLVVAGSAAVWWFTGREEEAPIPDEKRVAMIELEDKQSGPGYFHAEADAQPDEQGIRWIAPDKAAAQIDRVIRERKLEEVEREKLARLIDEVSELHPSRTVGGSRVNVARLNVALDANANAR comes from the coding sequence GTGAAACGTCTGCTTTTCTTCCTCGCCGGGCTTGTGGTCGCGGGCAGCGCCGCCGTCTGGTGGTTCACCGGACGCGAGGAGGAAGCGCCGATCCCCGATGAAAAGCGGGTGGCGATGATCGAGCTGGAGGACAAGCAATCCGGCCCCGGGTATTTCCATGCGGAGGCCGATGCGCAGCCCGATGAGCAAGGGATCCGCTGGATCGCCCCGGACAAGGCGGCCGCCCAGATCGACCGGGTAATCCGCGAGCGGAAGCTGGAGGAAGTGGAGCGCGAGAAGCTGGCCCGGCTGATTGACGAGGTATCCGAGCTGCATCCCTCGCGGACAGTCGGCGGCAGCCGCGTGAATGTGGCGCGCTTGAATGTAGCGCTGGATGCGAATGCCAATGCGCGGTAA
- a CDS encoding potassium transporter Kup → MTPTTDGHSHRQPALAAATLAALGIVFGDIGTSPLYAFRACFSGSHGAPIHPENLIGAASLIVWSLILVVSLKYLFIILRLDNKGEGGILALSALVRSCVRRAGGKDPKAVLLLGLAGAALIYADGMLTPAISVLSAVEGLSVSAPVVEKWILPICVGILVALFSIQRHGTGKVGVIFGPVVTVWFGTLGALGIAQLIKSPEVLMAMSPHSGLMFMIHEWHHAFPLLASVFLAVTGGEALYADLGHFGVKPIRMAWFTVVFPGLALNYLGQAALLIEDPSAIRAPFFLLAPEALRFPLTILATCAAVIASQALISGAYSLTGQAVQLGVLPRVKIHYTSEHSAGQIYVPSVNHLLAVACIVLVLAFKTSSALEAAYGIAIALTMTITSMLFYSAATSAWQWSKAKAAALTVVFLAVDGAFLAANTHKIIEGGWLPLVVGGAIFSLMLTWIWGRERLYKRLSKEALPIDGLVTELKRGHIHRVSGTAVYMSGRGNTVPTALLHNLKHNQVLHERVVLLHVATLDQPHAIPGEAIEHSDLGEGVHRVDLSFGFADTPDVPEALKAGLPEEVKFHPGKATYVLGRETYGVGSKAGALERLRLAIFAAMARNASPATAYFRLPPGRVVELGAQITL, encoded by the coding sequence ATGACTCCTACTACTGACGGTCACTCCCACCGCCAACCTGCCCTCGCCGCGGCGACGCTGGCAGCGCTTGGCATTGTCTTCGGCGACATCGGCACCAGCCCGCTGTATGCCTTCCGCGCGTGCTTCTCCGGGAGCCACGGCGCGCCGATCCATCCGGAGAATCTCATCGGCGCGGCCTCGCTGATCGTGTGGTCGCTCATCCTGGTGGTATCGCTCAAATACCTCTTCATCATCCTGCGACTCGATAACAAGGGCGAGGGCGGGATCCTGGCACTCTCCGCGCTGGTCCGCTCGTGCGTGCGCCGCGCTGGAGGAAAGGACCCGAAGGCGGTGCTGCTGTTAGGCCTGGCGGGTGCGGCACTCATCTATGCGGACGGCATGCTGACGCCGGCGATCTCCGTGCTCAGTGCGGTGGAGGGCCTCTCCGTCAGCGCGCCGGTGGTGGAAAAGTGGATCCTGCCGATCTGCGTGGGCATCCTGGTCGCCTTGTTTTCGATCCAGCGTCATGGCACGGGCAAGGTGGGCGTGATCTTCGGCCCCGTGGTGACGGTGTGGTTCGGCACGCTCGGCGCATTGGGCATCGCGCAGCTGATCAAGAGCCCCGAGGTGCTGATGGCGATGAGTCCGCACTCGGGCCTGATGTTCATGATCCACGAGTGGCACCATGCCTTCCCGCTGCTGGCCTCCGTCTTCCTCGCGGTGACGGGTGGCGAGGCGCTGTATGCGGACCTCGGGCACTTCGGTGTGAAGCCGATCCGCATGGCGTGGTTCACGGTGGTATTCCCCGGGCTCGCGCTGAACTACCTCGGCCAGGCGGCGCTACTGATCGAGGATCCCTCGGCGATCCGCGCGCCGTTCTTCCTGCTGGCACCGGAGGCCCTGCGCTTCCCGCTGACCATCCTCGCGACCTGCGCGGCGGTCATCGCGAGCCAGGCGCTGATCTCCGGCGCGTATTCTCTAACAGGTCAAGCGGTGCAGCTCGGCGTGCTGCCGCGGGTGAAGATCCACTACACCTCCGAGCACTCCGCCGGGCAGATCTATGTGCCGTCCGTCAATCACCTGCTGGCGGTGGCTTGCATTGTGTTAGTCCTGGCATTCAAGACCTCCTCCGCGCTGGAGGCGGCCTATGGCATCGCGATCGCGCTGACGATGACGATCACCTCGATGCTCTTCTACTCCGCGGCGACCTCGGCGTGGCAGTGGAGCAAGGCGAAAGCGGCGGCGCTGACCGTGGTGTTTCTCGCAGTCGACGGTGCCTTCCTCGCGGCGAATACGCACAAGATCATCGAGGGCGGCTGGCTGCCACTGGTGGTGGGCGGCGCGATCTTCTCGCTGATGCTGACGTGGATCTGGGGTCGCGAGCGGCTCTACAAGCGCCTCTCGAAGGAGGCGCTGCCGATCGATGGACTGGTGACTGAGCTGAAGCGGGGCCACATCCACCGCGTCTCCGGCACCGCGGTGTACATGAGCGGCCGCGGCAATACGGTGCCCACCGCCCTGCTCCACAACCTCAAGCACAACCAAGTGCTGCACGAGCGGGTGGTGCTGCTGCACGTGGCGACGCTGGACCAACCGCACGCCATCCCGGGCGAAGCGATCGAGCACAGCGACCTCGGCGAGGGCGTCCATCGCGTGGACCTCAGCTTCGGCTTCGCGGACACGCCGGATGTGCCGGAGGCCTTGAAGGCGGGCCTGCCGGAAGAGGTCAAGTTCCACCCGGGCAAGGCGACCTACGTGCTCGGCCGGGAGACCTATGGCGTGGGAAGCAAGGCCGGCGCGCTGGAGCGGCTACGTCTCGCGATCTTCGCGGCGATGGCCCGGAATGCCTCGCCCGCCACCGCATACTTCCGCCTGCCACCCGGCCGCGTGGTGGAGCTCGGGGCGCAGATCACGCTGTGA
- a CDS encoding tetratricopeptide repeat protein, giving the protein MKHLLLPILAALTMNARAGLEEGISAYNKGDYDTARKEFTAAADAKDPMGMHLLASLYYQGHGVEKDLVRAVALFEAAAAKGYRASQANLGLMYQKGDGVKKDITKAISYYAAAGKQGDLQSAFNLGQIYRKGDGVEKDPAKAAAYYKFAAERGDLTAMNEYGLLFAQGEGVGVDYVEAYGWISLTAKAGNEQAAKNLAQLKQILGGKLGQADKRAAEIEAGIKRQLAKDAEKATSPPKAK; this is encoded by the coding sequence ATGAAACACCTGCTACTGCCAATACTCGCCGCTCTCACGATGAATGCCCGTGCCGGTCTGGAAGAAGGAATCAGCGCCTACAACAAGGGCGACTACGACACGGCCCGCAAGGAGTTCACCGCAGCCGCGGATGCCAAGGACCCAATGGGGATGCATTTGCTCGCCTCGCTCTACTACCAGGGCCATGGCGTGGAGAAGGACCTGGTCCGTGCCGTGGCGCTTTTCGAAGCCGCCGCCGCGAAGGGCTATCGGGCATCGCAGGCAAATCTCGGCCTGATGTATCAGAAGGGAGACGGCGTGAAGAAGGACATCACAAAGGCGATCTCCTACTACGCGGCGGCCGGCAAGCAGGGCGACCTGCAGTCCGCCTTCAACCTCGGCCAGATCTATCGGAAGGGCGATGGCGTCGAGAAGGATCCGGCCAAGGCCGCCGCCTATTACAAGTTCGCGGCAGAGCGCGGCGACCTCACGGCGATGAATGAATACGGCCTGCTCTTCGCGCAGGGTGAGGGTGTGGGGGTGGACTACGTCGAGGCCTACGGCTGGATTTCCCTGACTGCCAAGGCAGGCAACGAACAAGCGGCCAAGAACCTCGCGCAGCTCAAGCAGATCCTGGGCGGCAAGCTCGGCCAAGCTGACAAGCGCGCCGCGGAAATCGAGGCCGGGATCAAGCGTCAGCTCGCGAAGGACGCAGAGAAAGCCACGAGCCCTCCGAAGGCGAAGTGA